AAAGTATTTGATTTCAATGCATGTTGGCTTCGTGGTTGAATTGgattatgttgatttttgggttttagtattgacgttttactttttgggctataagttaatcgtaagattttcgaaattaaggaccaattaggataatttttgaggatattaagaattgattttgcaattattaaggaatttggggactagtttaacgTTAAGCGataattgaatgggttaaatgataagaatttttgaggatttagactttttaagaatatttaaaaCCTTGGGACATCTTGGTTATAGGATTATAaagaatgttaatcaagggttttatggatgaatcgatattaagtttgaaaaatctaagaatttgaaagtgtgtttgggattttaagatttaaattgatagtttgatgaatattttgggtatgaaataaggaaaataatatacgataagtctGATCATCCGTtttttaatattgggaattgtaagaaaagttgaaattcgaggttataatagtaatagcCCTAAGTCATTTGGGTCTTTTTATGTTTCGAattgaaaataaggatttagaaagaaaatttaattgggatcaaggaaaCGTAAGGACattttagaatttaagttttatcagagtagcgcagtggaagcgtggatttttgggatactagaactaagtctaaactttgggttattaaggataagcgaatttcgaggacgaaattctatttaaggggggaagattgtaacgtcccgaatatttaaaaatccacgcgaaccacaagcatgcaattattaaattcttttgtattttaattaaatgttttaattgcattaattaattatgttgtgcatatttacatgtttaaaatatatttttctacatgattacattaaaatatatttttaaagattattcaagGGAAGATCGAGGAACGgtgaccgaaggctgaaaaccgtaaaatgtttatattaaataattgtttttaattatttaaaatatgagtgttactttttagtatttttgaaaatatgaggttCTGAGGTGagtttatacgccgggacgtaaattttatcggtgttggattttcaaataaaatacgagctttcggacaacccggctaataaattcacaaatctatttaaacaaaaactttgtaattatttttatccTAAGTAGGActattgggcctaattttgaagcttAAAAGGCCTAAAGCCTATTTAGttgtttaattagtatttaaagtatttattaaaaaaaaaaaaaacctacacAATTCAAGTAAACTCTCGGCCACTCAatttgtaaaaaagaaaactctTCCCCCACCCCCAATACACGACGCCCACACACTCAAATATTGAAGGAAAATTTGTGATAGCTTCAAAGGAAACCGCCTAGCATTCGTCTCCTCgttccgttcttcgtcgtcaacgtatattcgagcgtaatctacgcaaaggcacaccctaatctccttttctcatccatcatatcatattattgttttaaatattgaatgCATGAAGATCACAAGGAAACCCTTTGGAATTTTCGGTTTTTAGCACATATATGTTGTAAACTCATGACTTTGTATTCCATAACTCGTTCTATGcatgtaaggggctgccatgacgtTAGGTTATGATCTAGAGTTGCTTTTACATAAGTTTAAAAAGGACCCAAACACTCAAAGCCGCTGCACCGTAAGCATCACACGGGAATAATCGATTTTTGTGCTGTCATGGGGTCATGGGTTCGGTTTCTGTGGTCCAGGGGTTGGGGCATGGTTGGCTCATTCCAAGGGCTAGCCAAGGTCTTGAGTGAGTCAGGGAGGGAGTCCTAGCCAGGCTAGGACACACGGTAAAGGCTGGAGAAGAGTCCTTGCAAGCaaggactctacccgagaagCAGCTGCAGCAGTTGCTGCCTTCGCACGGCTGCTGTGGTTGAAGGGCTCCATGCGTGGGGCACGGGCTAGGTTAGGAAGAGTCCTTAGGGTCGTAAGCAAGTGTTCTTGAGTTGGGTTTGGGTGGTAGGGCGTTGGCTGTGTCCACACGATCACACAACATAGAGTCCATGCATCACACAACTCTCGGCCAGAATAGGTGTTACTTGGGCTGCTTTGTTTTTCGGTTTTGGGTGGATATCTTGACAAACTTAGagtccagtagggtactttgGCATGTTGGGCAAGTTTTGGTTCGACATGGCTCGGGTgtaactcgtgaaaattaagagatggctcggggtcgaagtttaggtgttaAAATGAGtgttaaaacaaagaaaatttggaaaacgactcacgggggtcgagtcgtgatcCATaagggataaaataatataaaaagactaaatttagaatttaggaattttatattaaagtttaatatttttagggattaaaacaccgttaaaataattaagaaaagataattgaaaaagtctaagttttaagcaaaataaaattacgaaaaaatTCATATAACCTTAAATAATTATTGGGAACAtattagagtcatgaaatcaagaaaaaagtcgaaATCATAGAATGtagagtccaggggtaaaacggtctctTTACACCGGGAAATGAGTAGAGGTCATGGCAGAGCCCGAAATGCtgttttcatgttaaatatggtattttataatgtttatgaatttctcatgatttaattatgatttttaaatgtcctagaaatttttatgatttaaagaagacatttaaatacatgttgcatgcttggtttcaaaaagggaaaaaaggtaaatgttattaatgattttataaagtgatgtgaatgaaaaacgttgaaggaagtgaagtgattgtgactagttcgttaatgatggcaatatcgtgagggtgatggtcctagtgggagcccgacgatcgtgtttccattgttACGAACAGAGGATATGATGATTAacgtaagaatgggaatatcgtgaggggaaaaggccccagagggagcccatttatgggaaaaggccccagagggagccccgacgatcgtatttctattcgataatgcttggccagggcccagttgaccggtgagagtgtcgctggtgtcccccgccgcccagtactgtggttacatgtagatggatccatcgaattttgaggattgaggatagtcacaattaacgatctgaattcaactaaggataaaggaaaatgtttatgaccatgattaaaggatttatgtcatgttgaggataatgttaaagtttatgcatgtcatgaaatgttattttacttaaaagtattttcactgttgcatgtgattttattattatactactcgttatcaagattatggtgtgttgagtctttagactcactaggtgtgatggatgcaggtggtattgagggaggtcttgatgagtgatactactggactgaaggtgcacacaacccgaggaccggcgcttcattttccgcattacgctttatgatttaaattaaagattCTAAGACTATTTATATATGCTTTTGAGAGTTTTTGAGAGGCTTGATATGAACTAtaccttttcaaacttattacttttagaTTTGGCAAAACAGTAGACGTTTTtgctttatgactatttcacttgaattTTTAAGTGCTAGTGGGTTGACGTTTATTTAAAAGagggcaaaatattttataaaaatattatcatgTGTTAGGTTAttggccaaaaaaaaaaaaaaaaaaaaaatataaaaattttaaaaaaaaaaaaaaaaaaaaaaattctagtacttttaaagcaataaaaagggcagacgtttcaagcCCCTTCAAGCAACCCAGTTTCAAAACCATAGCTTGTAAAAAACTCAATTTTCGTTCAGCTTATTTCCTTACTTGTCCAGCCCTTAGCCAAGCTtctatggacccttaaacatgaTGAAAAACATCCCTTCCCATATCCCTATAATGGCAGCCTTTTTGTGCATCATAAACGTGAATTTAAAAGTATAAAAACTCAAGTTTtgtcataaaaacgaaaatataagaaagtgtatcatatttttcatgcaatcatgttaaatacatataatatggtatgaacgatgagtgaaagaagattaaggcgtgcctttgcatatttCACGCATGAAGAACAATCCTTGATGCGAGGGAAGTTGGCGGAGAGACGGCGGAGAAGACCTTGCTGAATTTTCCCTTCAATTTCACATGAATGGTCCCCTAAAGAAACGTGTGTATGTGGGTGTGCTGATTGATGAGAAAAGCCCTAGGTTTCTAGTGTTTTAAACATGTATTTGAAATGTTTTGGGTTTAAAAAACTCTatcttttgatataaataattgggtaTAAACCTAAGCCCAATAACCTTattataataggcccattatagtataggtaaaatattttgtttagaaaatttttcaaaaatattagccgagttctcaaaaagtctttattttcttcaaaaatcgaTTGTTGGTTTAAAATAAGACTCGACGcgtaaaaacatctcaaaaatcaccattttcaaaaataccatataaaatataccatatattaaatcattaaaaataatcatttaataaaaatattttccttttacGGTCCCCGGTCTCCATTCCTTGATCacgtctcgaataacccttaaaacatagttttatgcattttaatataaaactctatttcaaacatgtaaacatgctcactatatttaattaatgcaatgaATAGAAAAAGTGTGGTGTcttacttcaaaatatttggctgtatatgttttattcataataatggAAAAAATCATCTGAAAACATTCGATGCTAAATCTGCTGAAGGAATATTTCTGGGTTATTCATCAATTAGCAAAGCTTATAGAGTGTTTAATAAGTGCACTTTAAATGTAGAAGAAtcaattcatgttgtatttgatgaatctgcactaactgataagccaactgatccagctGATCTAACCGATCGCTTTACAGaaatcagtttggaggatgatagtgaAGAATAGGTTCATATCAatcgaaatatccttcaaacaccagaaccataAATAGTGGATCAAACAATTGAACAGGATGCCGTTCCTAACACTCAGTTGGTGGAACAACGCGATGATATTCAAATACCAACTGAAGCTGTTGTAACTGAAACTGATGTTCAGTTACAAACTGAACCAATTGCTGAAATCGATCCAAactacagatggaagaaatcacatccacaagagttggtgataggtaatccatctgatccgatAAGAAATAGAAATCAgatgttcaatttatttttacattCAGCATTTGTTTCTCAATTTGAACCAAGAAAACTGATAAAGCTCTAAATGATCTTAACTGGATAAattctatgcaagaagagctgaatcagttataacaatgtctggactttagttccaagaccactttcaaaatcTATTATATGTACAAAAAGGGTctacagaaacaaactgaacgaagatggttcagttgtgtgCAATAAAGCATTTTGATAGCACAAGGATATTGTAACGACCATgtgctatcccgatcttgggctccctcgggggccttgtCTCGTCTTGGGTTCCCattggggccttttccctcacgggctttcccatgCATCATTACTCATAGAACTTCTCCAGCCCAGACACTTTTTTTGTAacgaccatgggctatcccgatcttgggctctctcGGAGGCCTTATCCCATCTTGGGTTCCCACTGAggtcttttccctcacgggtTTTCCTATGCATCATTACTCATAGAACTTATCCAGCCCTGGCACTGGAGCTTTTACCTTCCCAGGATTAAAACCAAGACCTCTTGGACTTATATAGGTCTTGACAgcaatcctggtaccaattgatcTATCTCAATtggtaaacataaaatattttatttgcacgtcgaacatactaatACATTATGCATGCCTgcccaagaaaaaaaatttttaaatttttttttccagagaGCTTGGCGCTCGAGCGAtaaaatcttaccgctcgagcgcgccccGTCTAGAAGTCttgcgctcgagcggtaagagcTCGCGCCCGAGCGTCACACTGCGCgaaaatttttgaaaccaaCACAGTTGAGCAGTCACAAGAAAATGATTATAACTCCCTCATTTCTTAtctaaaaattacgaatttactgtcaaatcgaagatatcaaaaattaCTACGTTATATATGACCGACCAGATTAGAGACAAGTCGAGTCAATGaagacatattatttatttattttacaaacaGAGACAAGTCGAGTCAATGaagacatattatttatttattttacaaacacGTTAAAGTTATACAATcctaaatatgattatttaattaaaatttgttttgaaattatgtcaCAGTAAAATTTTTTGGTTGTGCAATCAATTATTTTCGCAAGTACTGATGATGCGTATACTTTATTAATGGTGGATTATTctttaacattttcaaatacAATAATCTTCAATATTTGATTGACTTTGTTCCATCCAGCAGTGTCGTGCTGATAGAGATTTTAAAATTACCATCATCATTCATGAAATGTCAAAAATGATCtgttaaaaacaattattaattaaatttaattatgtacatggtaaagcaaaaaaaaaaaaaaggttaaaagttaaataatttattaatgaaCACCGGCCCATACTATCGTCCAGTCCCACATATGTGAAAATGACACAATGAACCCAGTAacaactaatatatatatataatctactaaaattattttagattCATGTCACCGCTCCATCGAAATAGAACTAAGGAAAAAAAGTCAAAGCTAACCCATCAAAACCAAACATCaaaaaattaaagcaaaaacttgtgtgagacggtctcacggatcgtattttgtgagacggatctcttatttgggtaatcaatgaaaaaatattactttttatgctaagagtattagtttttattgtgaatatcgacagAGTTGAactgtctcacatataaagattcgtgatactgtctcacaagagacctactcaaaaattaattgaccaaaacttaaaatatgagaaattaataaaccaaaaaatgttaattttcttaacaataatgaataaaataaaaataccattatatataatctatatagacacacacacaccttTACATAATGTCAACACACTCGATATGTACAGTAGATATACTAATATGTAGTTGATATCATATTTGTTCCCTACAAGCTAAATAAGATGTCTCCCCTTGTAATTTTCTTGTTCTCCATTTTGTTTTTCCCTTCACAAAACGAAGCTGCTCAAGGCCCACCTTCTCCTGGATACTCCCCTACGTCCAACATCGGATCGACACCCTTTGACAAACTGTACACTAATCGTTGGGGTCCTCAGCATCAAACCCTAGACCAAGAGACACTCACTATTTGGCTTGACAAAACTTCAGGTATGGCCTTACTGCTTGTGCATGTAAAAGTTTTTTTACctattaaataaattgagaGACGACTTTCGACATTATGGTTATAGATTTAAGTTCAACTTTCAAGGGCTTTGTTTTGAACTTGATGGAAAGGTTAATTAATATCTTATAAGACGAATTCTAAGGGGTGGCCGTGTGTACTTGAACAGCAGTTGCTCTAGTATgtgtatatgattttaaaacaaTCGAAACATGATGGTTGGCTATCGGATATTTCAAAATGTTATGAAGATACTGACATATATATTACCTggatggatatatatatataccggCAGGAAGCGGCTTTAAATCTTTGAATTCCTATTCATCCGGCTATTTTGGGTCAGCGATCAAGCTACAACCTGGCTATACTGCAGGAGTGATTACATCTTTCTACGTAAGATTTCAATCAAAATTACtacacatattatattttttttttccctatagcaaaaatttaaataatattacagcaactaaatatattataagttagatttcaattaatttatttactttaaaaaaattatattttttgtaaaaaaatggCAGCTTTCGAACAATGAAGATCTTCCAGGAGACCACGATGAAATCGACATCGAATTTCTTGGGACGACGGAGGACAAGCCGTATGTGTTGCAGACAAATGTTTACATGAAAGGGAGTGGGGATGGAGACAATATTGTAGGGAGAGAGATGAGATTTCAC
This genomic window from Primulina huaijiensis isolate GDHJ02 chromosome 7, ASM1229523v2, whole genome shotgun sequence contains:
- the LOC140981812 gene encoding probable xyloglucan endotransglucosylase/hydrolase protein 32 — protein: MSPLVIFLFSILFFPSQNEAAQGPPSPGYSPTSNIGSTPFDKLYTNRWGPQHQTLDQETLTIWLDKTSGSGFKSLNSYSSGYFGSAIKLQPGYTAGVITSFYLSNNEDLPGDHDEIDIEFLGTTEDKPYVLQTNVYMKGSGDGDNIVGREMRFHLWFDPAKDFHDYGILWNPDEIIFLVDDIPIRRYPRKTDATFPLRPMYVYGSIWDASSWATENGKYKADYTFQPFVGKYNNFKTSGCEANTATSCRPATASPSGSTGLSSQQYAAMAWVQTNYMFYDYCHQDIQRNIQLTPEC